In one Vulgatibacter incomptus genomic region, the following are encoded:
- a CDS encoding aminoglycoside phosphotransferase family protein has protein sequence MSDVSPELLRRHAALAAGLVADPSWPVIRLKQDASNRSYFRVALPDRSFVLMAMPAGAGSEEATKGEAPSELPFVNVHRYLGRLGVRVPAIHRYEPEAGIMVLEDLGDVTFEAGLAQGGDPASRREALYGQAVDLLASLRARADRNPDPACLASTRAFDFDLYRWELDHFLEWGLAELHGVALDPASKSIVERHADTIAHALAALPRGFTHRDYQSRNLMVLPGDELAVIDFQDALQGPRQYDLVALLRDSYVELPIELVERMVRRYLVRLAEEGGPVLEPEAFLADFHLLTVQRKLKDAGRFVFIDRVKKNPSFLPYVAPSLRYVKEALARRPELAELDEILGRHVPELARPAA, from the coding sequence ATGTCCGACGTCTCGCCCGAGCTCCTCCGCCGCCACGCCGCGCTCGCTGCCGGCTTGGTGGCCGATCCCTCCTGGCCCGTGATCCGCCTGAAGCAGGACGCCTCCAACCGCTCCTACTTCCGGGTCGCGCTCCCCGATCGCTCCTTCGTGCTGATGGCCATGCCCGCCGGCGCCGGAAGCGAGGAGGCCACCAAGGGCGAGGCGCCCTCCGAGCTGCCCTTCGTCAACGTGCACCGATACCTCGGCCGCCTCGGCGTCCGCGTCCCGGCGATCCACCGCTACGAGCCCGAGGCGGGGATCATGGTCCTGGAGGATCTCGGCGACGTCACCTTCGAGGCGGGCCTCGCCCAGGGGGGCGATCCCGCGTCTCGGCGGGAGGCGCTCTACGGCCAGGCCGTCGATCTCCTGGCTTCGCTGAGGGCCCGCGCCGATCGGAACCCCGACCCGGCCTGCCTCGCCTCCACCCGGGCCTTCGACTTCGATCTCTACCGCTGGGAGCTCGACCACTTCCTCGAGTGGGGCCTCGCGGAGCTCCACGGCGTGGCCCTCGATCCCGCGTCCAAGAGCATCGTGGAGCGGCACGCCGACACCATCGCCCACGCGCTGGCCGCGCTCCCCCGCGGCTTCACCCACCGTGACTACCAGTCTCGCAACCTGATGGTGCTCCCCGGCGACGAGCTCGCGGTGATCGACTTCCAGGACGCGCTGCAGGGCCCCCGCCAGTACGACCTCGTCGCGCTCCTGCGGGACTCCTACGTGGAGCTCCCGATCGAGCTCGTGGAGCGGATGGTCCGCCGCTACCTGGTCCGGCTCGCGGAGGAGGGCGGCCCCGTCCTCGAGCCCGAGGCCTTCCTGGCCGATTTCCACCTCCTAACGGTGCAGCGCAAGCTCAAGGACGCCGGCCGCTTCGTCTTCATCGACCGCGTGAAGAAGAACCCGTCCTTCCTGCCCTACGTGGCGCCCTCGCTGCGCTACGTGAAGGAGGCGCTCGCGCGGAGGCCGGAGCTCGCGGAGCTCGACGAGATCCTCGGCCGCCACGTGCCGGAGCTCGCTCGGCCGGCAGCGTGA
- a CDS encoding HEAT repeat domain-containing protein, with product MFAFEVAVIATAFWLHAFQALSYGSLRAILIGGVVLAGAIVAGIATGIVAYVAWSSASDARRRSAISAWTERWREALDSGSPAAMVGPLPPAGFEAWLRLREADRPDDGVLAGLGRERGIGEGLLRRLGKKGRAARLGALDDLARARLPDALEPILAASHSTDPAVRHAALRAASRTLARVPGDLAERFSNRFAEALVDADLPPTLIAEVLLLADGAAPAIVASLLHQPGLSKEHLRAALMAARSLSSAPLADAIAGLAKHDEPEVRSAALQALAARVEVTEDCLDSIRESLEDDRPFLRVHATRAAVHLPDSQMFDALWARLGDSSWWVRVAAAETLRSLGAAGNACLERASRTHPDRFAREMAGSVDLQRWKVA from the coding sequence TTGTTCGCCTTCGAAGTCGCTGTCATCGCCACGGCCTTCTGGCTGCATGCCTTCCAGGCGCTGAGCTACGGAAGCCTCCGAGCGATCCTCATCGGCGGGGTCGTCCTCGCCGGCGCGATCGTGGCGGGGATCGCCACCGGCATCGTGGCGTACGTGGCGTGGTCGTCGGCGTCCGACGCAAGGCGGCGGAGCGCCATCTCGGCCTGGACCGAGCGTTGGCGTGAGGCCCTGGACTCGGGATCGCCTGCAGCGATGGTCGGCCCGCTGCCCCCTGCCGGCTTCGAGGCCTGGCTGCGGCTCCGCGAGGCCGATCGGCCGGACGATGGAGTCCTCGCGGGGCTCGGCCGCGAGCGCGGGATCGGTGAGGGCCTGCTGCGCCGGCTCGGCAAGAAGGGTCGCGCCGCGCGACTGGGCGCGCTCGACGACCTGGCGCGGGCGAGGTTGCCGGATGCCCTCGAGCCCATCCTGGCCGCGTCGCACTCCACGGATCCCGCCGTCCGGCACGCAGCGCTCCGCGCGGCGTCGCGGACCCTCGCCCGGGTGCCTGGGGATCTCGCGGAACGCTTCAGCAATCGATTCGCGGAGGCCCTCGTGGACGCGGATCTCCCTCCCACGCTGATCGCCGAGGTGCTCCTGCTCGCCGATGGCGCCGCACCTGCGATCGTCGCGAGCCTCCTCCACCAGCCCGGCCTCTCGAAAGAGCACCTCCGTGCCGCGCTCATGGCGGCGCGGAGCTTGTCGAGCGCGCCCCTCGCGGACGCCATCGCGGGCCTCGCGAAGCACGACGAGCCCGAGGTCCGCTCCGCCGCGCTCCAGGCGCTCGCCGCGCGGGTCGAGGTCACCGAGGACTGCCTCGACTCCATCCGCGAGAGCCTGGAGGACGACCGGCCCTTCCTGCGCGTCCACGCCACGAGGGCCGCGGTCCACCTGCCGGATTCCCAGATGTTCGACGCGCTCTGGGCGCGGCTCGGCGATTCCTCCTGGTGGGTGCGGGTCGCCGCCGCCGAGACCCTGCGATCCCTCGGCGCTGCGGGGAACGCGTGCCTCGAGCGGGCCTCGCGGACCCATCCCGATCGCTTCGCCAGGGAGATGGCGGGCTCGGTCGATCTGCAGCGGTGGAAGGTGGCCTAG
- a CDS encoding response regulator, whose product MKQHLLLVDADAKSLRVMEVSLKTVGYGVITAVNGVDALEKCGSHVPDLVISDTKMPEMDGFELCRRLKEDERFLGVPFVFLSSQKSLEYKVKGLELGVDDYLTKPIYLQEIITRVKILLQKRDKERLERRDQKGGFAGSLSHMGVVDLVQTLEIGRKTGVIRLVEKRGTAAEVFFRDGKVVDVELGRLSGEMAFHRLLAWTEGSFEIEFKAVSRENRIDFSTQGLLMEGMRRMDERARLAEQLPPFDTALAVDHAVLGQRLSGLPDEINPVLREFDGTRALGAVVEETELDDLACLTAAAKLYAAGILRPADPSVPRTPEAAPAAKAVATAPAASWFAGPDEADAPASQPAPAAVPASQPAPAAAPSAQRPVAQPSAALSPAATPGSALASSASPGLPMGIAAGASAFEPSGASARPVSIGPEGGSGPRPAKPAAAPIDLPVMEKYRSLEEDRQRARRLRMRLWLAAAIVALAVLGVLYAQSSRRQAPETAHADAISP is encoded by the coding sequence GTGAAGCAGCACCTTCTCCTCGTCGATGCCGACGCCAAGAGCCTCCGCGTGATGGAGGTGAGCCTGAAGACCGTCGGCTACGGCGTCATCACGGCAGTCAACGGCGTCGACGCCCTCGAGAAGTGCGGATCCCACGTACCCGACCTCGTGATCTCCGACACCAAGATGCCGGAGATGGACGGCTTCGAGCTCTGCAGGAGGCTCAAGGAGGACGAGCGCTTCCTCGGAGTCCCTTTCGTCTTCCTGAGCAGCCAGAAGTCCCTCGAGTACAAGGTCAAGGGCCTCGAGCTGGGGGTGGACGACTATCTCACCAAGCCGATCTACCTCCAGGAGATCATCACCCGGGTGAAGATCCTGCTCCAGAAGCGGGACAAGGAGCGGCTCGAGCGCCGGGACCAGAAAGGTGGTTTCGCAGGCAGCCTCTCCCACATGGGCGTGGTCGATCTCGTCCAGACCCTCGAGATCGGGCGGAAGACCGGCGTCATCCGCCTGGTCGAGAAGAGGGGCACCGCCGCCGAGGTCTTCTTCCGGGACGGAAAGGTCGTCGACGTCGAGCTCGGCAGGCTCAGCGGCGAGATGGCATTCCATCGCCTCCTCGCCTGGACCGAAGGATCCTTCGAGATCGAGTTCAAGGCCGTCTCGCGGGAGAACCGGATCGACTTCTCCACCCAGGGCCTGCTGATGGAGGGCATGCGCCGCATGGACGAGCGCGCGCGGCTCGCCGAGCAGCTCCCTCCCTTCGATACGGCGCTCGCGGTGGACCACGCCGTCCTTGGCCAGCGCCTCTCCGGTCTCCCCGACGAGATCAACCCGGTCCTTCGCGAGTTCGACGGAACCCGAGCGCTCGGCGCGGTGGTCGAGGAGACCGAGCTGGACGACCTCGCCTGCCTGACCGCCGCTGCGAAGCTCTACGCCGCCGGCATCCTCCGCCCGGCGGATCCCTCCGTGCCGAGAACGCCCGAGGCCGCGCCCGCGGCAAAGGCGGTCGCCACTGCTCCGGCCGCTTCCTGGTTCGCCGGACCGGACGAGGCCGACGCCCCCGCGTCGCAACCGGCCCCCGCCGCCGTCCCCGCTTCGCAGCCGGCCCCTGCCGCCGCTCCATCGGCGCAGCGCCCCGTCGCCCAGCCGTCCGCGGCCCTCTCGCCTGCCGCCACGCCCGGCTCGGCCCTCGCCTCCTCTGCTTCCCCCGGCCTGCCGATGGGGATCGCTGCCGGCGCCAGCGCGTTCGAGCCGTCCGGCGCTTCGGCGCGCCCGGTGTCCATCGGTCCCGAGGGTGGAAGTGGGCCGCGTCCGGCGAAGCCTGCCGCCGCCCCGATCGACCTGCCGGTCATGGAAAAGTACCGGTCGCTCGAGGAGGACCGCCAGCGGGCCCGGCGCCTCCGTATGCGGCTTTGGCTCGCCGCCGCGATCGTCGCCCTGGCCGTCCTGGGCGTGCTCTACGCGCAGTCTTCTCGGCGCCAAGCACCCGAAACCGCCCACGCCGACGCGATCTCGCCCTAA
- a CDS encoding DUF192 domain-containing protein — protein MRDDRFEAWNETRGTALALRARRASSVSSRLRGLLGEASFEPGDGLHIVPCNSIHTFFMRFPIDVLFLDAHGKAIRALQDIPPWRATRIHLAARTVLELPAGTLRSTGTLAGDSIALRARSDLACAPAIR, from the coding sequence GTGCGCGACGATCGCTTCGAGGCCTGGAACGAGACCCGGGGGACCGCGCTGGCCCTTCGGGCCCGGAGGGCATCGAGCGTCTCCTCCCGCCTGCGCGGTCTCCTCGGAGAGGCGAGCTTCGAGCCCGGAGACGGCCTGCACATCGTCCCGTGCAACTCGATCCACACCTTCTTCATGAGGTTCCCGATCGACGTGCTCTTCCTGGACGCGCACGGCAAGGCGATCCGCGCGCTCCAGGACATCCCGCCCTGGCGCGCGACGCGCATCCACCTGGCGGCCCGGACCGTCCTCGAGCTCCCCGCGGGCACGCTCCGCTCGACGGGAACGCTCGCGGGGGACTCGATTGCCCTCCGCGCACGCTCTGATCTTGCCTGCGCTCCGGCCATCCGGTAG
- a CDS encoding tetratricopeptide repeat protein — translation MYFASATLIPAVVSIALFAASPASGQECRSARELWPAGASAAESRARSCLDESPGNPERLVALSQILAWQERHREALAWAEIARVYAPEDLDVQAWRLRLLGWLSRFDDADATLESLPAAPEHRELALVRADLALWRTDWRGAEASYSSYLEQWPDDPGARRSLAIARLRMGDDARARPVLAGLCLEDNRNACLTVRDQGRSGTVLLLQGGPVASTGDGSGWRARAGIEGMPSDRFRLRGGVELQERSFAGESMRDTLFDGGGTLRLVSRLTLDLGAGFAVNPQFSPDWNAHAELGYGLGSGFTVYGRFWHIAFARAGVDVLSPAIVYEGSAFWASLRLWRSFDPAGDGLAVLGQAGIPLIAKFDLTLGAGAGDKADYLTVRDAAVERHVVGLAGLAWTPEYEYQLRLDYVGRREWSGDDRLMRHELLLGVARRW, via the coding sequence TTGTATTTCGCGTCCGCTACCCTGATTCCTGCCGTCGTATCGATCGCCCTGTTTGCCGCTTCGCCCGCCAGCGGCCAGGAGTGTCGCTCGGCGCGTGAGCTCTGGCCCGCCGGCGCGAGCGCCGCCGAGTCCCGGGCCCGCTCCTGTCTCGACGAATCGCCCGGGAATCCCGAGCGACTCGTCGCGCTGTCGCAGATCCTCGCGTGGCAGGAGCGGCACCGCGAGGCCCTCGCCTGGGCCGAGATCGCTCGCGTCTACGCGCCCGAAGACCTCGACGTGCAGGCGTGGCGCCTTCGCCTCCTGGGCTGGCTCTCGCGCTTCGACGACGCCGACGCCACGCTCGAGTCGCTTCCCGCGGCGCCGGAGCACCGGGAGCTGGCGCTCGTCCGCGCCGACCTCGCCCTCTGGCGGACCGACTGGCGCGGGGCCGAGGCCTCCTACTCGAGCTACCTCGAGCAGTGGCCGGACGATCCCGGCGCGAGGCGCTCCCTCGCGATCGCCCGCCTGAGGATGGGCGACGACGCGCGGGCGCGGCCGGTGCTCGCGGGCCTCTGCCTGGAGGACAATCGGAACGCATGCCTCACCGTGCGGGACCAGGGACGGAGCGGCACCGTGCTGCTCTTGCAGGGAGGGCCCGTCGCATCAACCGGGGACGGCTCGGGCTGGCGCGCACGGGCCGGCATCGAGGGCATGCCGTCGGACCGCTTCCGCCTCCGGGGCGGCGTCGAGCTGCAGGAGCGATCCTTCGCCGGGGAGTCCATGCGCGACACGCTCTTCGATGGCGGCGGCACGCTTCGGCTTGTCTCGCGGCTCACCCTCGACCTGGGCGCCGGCTTTGCGGTGAACCCGCAGTTCTCGCCGGACTGGAACGCGCACGCCGAGCTGGGCTACGGCCTCGGGAGCGGGTTCACGGTCTACGGGCGCTTCTGGCACATCGCGTTCGCGCGAGCGGGCGTAGACGTGCTCAGCCCGGCGATCGTCTACGAGGGGAGCGCCTTCTGGGCCTCGCTGCGGCTGTGGCGCTCGTTCGATCCGGCGGGCGACGGTCTCGCCGTCCTCGGGCAGGCAGGGATTCCCCTGATCGCGAAATTCGACCTCACCCTGGGTGCAGGCGCCGGCGACAAGGCGGACTACCTGACCGTTCGCGACGCCGCAGTCGAGCGCCACGTGGTGGGACTTGCCGGGCTCGCCTGGACCCCGGAGTACGAGTACCAGCTCCGGCTGGATTACGTTGGCCGCCGCGAGTGGAGCGGCGACGACCGGTTGATGCGCCATGAGCTCCTTCTCGGCGTGGCGCGGCGGTGGTGA
- a CDS encoding DUF4388 domain-containing protein, which yields MIRPPCDLSGGELRSSPFASILIEALRTRATGNLVIDSPRGTSHVYFRGGRPCGVQIFFGFKPLGQFLLELGWIDMVALERSLVAVAEGRKQGEALIALGCITEERLARGLGLHHRSHLQTLSNVTEGVYSFHSVSDLPAWTEEVRIGPHRAILDALAAAGGRATAHRILKEIPAGHGLRLRDGWERYAAHFELAERETAVVLRMLEPRALKELLSAADVDEPMAAAITAAFFLMGIALAVPGEGEAEVLARPAGQPNELERTPGFSSNGPLRAGAIANEELRSLVARGEEALSARHFSQALALFMQALRVEDRPDLRAHVIWAVHADPTRPALGKARQELVRLLNKHPGCETALHYLWVLDQRSAGPRTE from the coding sequence GTGATCCGACCTCCATGCGACCTCTCGGGCGGCGAGCTTCGATCCTCGCCTTTCGCCTCGATCCTCATCGAGGCGCTGCGCACCAGGGCTACCGGAAACCTCGTCATCGATTCCCCGAGGGGTACCTCCCACGTCTACTTCCGTGGGGGCCGCCCCTGCGGCGTGCAGATCTTCTTCGGCTTCAAGCCGCTGGGGCAGTTCCTCCTCGAGCTGGGCTGGATCGACATGGTCGCCCTCGAGCGCAGCCTCGTGGCGGTCGCGGAGGGGCGTAAACAGGGCGAAGCGCTCATCGCGCTCGGCTGCATCACCGAAGAGCGACTCGCTCGAGGTCTCGGCCTCCACCACAGGAGCCATCTGCAGACGCTCTCGAACGTCACGGAAGGTGTCTACTCGTTTCACTCGGTCTCCGATCTCCCGGCATGGACCGAAGAGGTCCGAATCGGCCCGCATCGCGCCATCCTCGACGCGCTCGCGGCCGCCGGCGGCCGCGCGACCGCCCATCGGATCCTCAAGGAGATTCCTGCCGGCCATGGTCTACGCTTGCGAGACGGATGGGAGCGGTACGCCGCCCACTTCGAGCTCGCGGAGCGGGAGACCGCCGTCGTCCTGCGCATGTTGGAGCCCCGGGCGTTGAAGGAGCTCCTGTCCGCGGCCGATGTCGACGAGCCCATGGCGGCAGCGATCACCGCCGCCTTCTTCTTGATGGGCATCGCTCTCGCGGTACCCGGCGAAGGCGAAGCCGAAGTCCTCGCTCGGCCCGCTGGGCAGCCGAACGAGCTGGAGAGGACGCCCGGCTTCTCGAGCAACGGGCCGCTTCGGGCCGGCGCCATCGCCAACGAGGAGCTTCGGTCCCTGGTGGCGCGAGGCGAGGAAGCCCTCTCCGCCAGGCACTTCAGCCAGGCGCTCGCGCTCTTCATGCAAGCCCTCCGTGTCGAGGATCGTCCGGACCTCCGGGCTCACGTGATCTGGGCGGTCCACGCGGATCCCACGAGGCCGGCCCTTGGCAAGGCACGCCAGGAGCTCGTGCGCTTGTTGAACAAGCATCCCGGGTGTGAGACGGCCCTCCACTACCTCTGGGTCCTGGATCAGCGCTCCGCCGGGCCCCGGACCGAATGA
- a CDS encoding sugar phosphate nucleotidyltransferase produces the protein MILAAGFGTRLRPLTDRIAKPALPLPGTTLLECNLALAARAGATEVVVNAHHLPHTVARVAREAADRLSLRLHLCFESGAILGTGGALVAARPLLDRGAPFLLLNGDVLTDLDPRRALDAHLATGADTTMVLRPMPKGADFAPVEVDARGNIARIAGLGREAQVAEELRSFAFTGIHVLTPAIFETLPADGASCVNRAGHVGLIRAGRRVSAHVEEGGRWSDVGTPERYLEANLDLLEGRYRLPSVSGFQMSAGIVVAEGASIEDGASLVAPSYVGPGVTVRAGAKVGPRAVLHEGCVVEGEVVEAVVPPGGLVSRGRTVRSAIA, from the coding sequence ATGATCCTCGCGGCAGGCTTCGGTACGCGCCTGCGCCCGCTCACCGACCGCATCGCCAAGCCGGCGCTCCCCCTTCCGGGGACGACGCTCCTGGAGTGCAACCTCGCCCTCGCGGCCCGCGCCGGCGCCACGGAGGTCGTGGTCAACGCGCACCACCTCCCGCATACCGTCGCCCGCGTGGCCCGCGAGGCGGCGGACCGCCTCTCCCTTCGCCTCCATCTCTGCTTCGAGTCGGGGGCGATCCTGGGGACCGGCGGCGCCCTCGTGGCGGCCCGGCCGCTCCTGGATCGAGGCGCGCCCTTTCTCCTCCTGAACGGCGACGTCCTCACCGACCTCGATCCCCGCCGCGCCCTCGATGCGCATCTCGCGACGGGCGCCGACACTACGATGGTCCTCCGCCCGATGCCGAAGGGCGCGGACTTCGCCCCGGTGGAAGTGGACGCGCGAGGGAACATCGCGCGGATCGCCGGCCTCGGCCGGGAGGCGCAGGTGGCCGAGGAGCTGCGATCCTTCGCCTTCACCGGGATCCACGTGCTCACCCCGGCGATCTTCGAGACCTTGCCCGCCGACGGCGCCTCGTGCGTCAACCGCGCGGGGCACGTCGGTCTGATCCGCGCCGGCCGACGGGTCTCGGCCCACGTGGAGGAGGGCGGCAGGTGGTCCGACGTGGGGACGCCCGAGCGCTACCTGGAGGCCAACCTCGATCTCCTCGAGGGTCGGTATCGGCTCCCCAGCGTCAGCGGATTCCAGATGTCCGCCGGGATCGTCGTGGCCGAGGGCGCGTCCATCGAAGACGGTGCGTCGCTCGTCGCTCCCAGCTACGTGGGTCCCGGCGTCACGGTCCGCGCCGGCGCGAAGGTCGGGCCAAGGGCCGTCCTCCACGAGGGGTGCGTGGTGGAGGGCGAGGTGGTCGAAGCGGTCGTTCCGCCCGGAGGGCTCGTCTCCCGGGGCCGGACGGTACGCAGCGCAATCGCCTAG
- a CDS encoding glycosyltransferase family 2 protein → MEHIVVLAQLVVLAYFAGLQILSFVVAWRGVRTLWRTSRDVSRSMLDDLVEQKIWRPVSILVPAHNEARTIVESVRALSKLRFPEFEIIVVSDGSTDDTVRLLTAAFDLEARSRLHPRRLPCAEVKRILTSRRLANLTVVEKERGGKADALNAALNLAKYPLVCTVDADSLIERDALLRAARIFANDEKVVAVGGAVRPLNGALVEGGTVQALRLPRKWLERIQILEYGRAFFTGRVGWGSWNALTLISGAFGVFHRETVLAVGGYRVDTVGEDLDLVVRLHKHCRSRKIPYRIVSLPVPMCWTQVPADLGSLRAQRNRWQRGLWETLWAHRDMLFRPSFGRLGFVSIPYLWLFEGLAPFVEILGYLLIPICLWMGWLAPEIALYFVLLAAAYGLLLSLMGLVVEMLLENRYASPRERLVLILGAFLEMAGPRQILAFERLLAFFQVWTRKGEWGRMKRQRIGPTSVPPPKTGPGLEGSAG, encoded by the coding sequence GTGGAACACATCGTGGTCCTTGCCCAGCTGGTGGTGCTCGCCTACTTCGCGGGCCTCCAGATCCTCTCGTTCGTCGTCGCCTGGCGCGGCGTTCGCACCCTCTGGCGTACCTCGCGGGACGTCTCCCGCTCGATGCTCGACGACCTCGTCGAGCAGAAGATCTGGCGGCCGGTCTCGATCCTGGTCCCCGCCCACAACGAGGCGCGGACCATCGTCGAGAGCGTGCGCGCCCTCTCGAAGCTCCGCTTCCCGGAGTTCGAGATCATCGTCGTCTCCGACGGCTCGACCGACGACACCGTCCGTCTCCTCACGGCGGCCTTCGACCTCGAGGCCCGCTCCCGGCTCCACCCCCGACGGCTCCCTTGCGCCGAGGTGAAGCGGATCCTCACCTCCCGTCGCCTCGCCAACCTCACCGTCGTCGAGAAGGAGAGGGGAGGAAAGGCGGACGCGCTCAACGCAGCCCTCAACCTCGCGAAGTATCCCCTGGTCTGCACCGTCGACGCCGACTCGCTGATCGAACGGGACGCGCTGCTCCGCGCTGCCCGGATCTTCGCCAACGACGAGAAGGTCGTCGCGGTGGGCGGCGCGGTCCGGCCCCTGAACGGTGCGTTGGTCGAGGGCGGGACGGTCCAGGCGCTCCGGTTGCCCCGCAAGTGGCTCGAGCGGATCCAGATCCTCGAGTACGGCCGCGCCTTCTTCACCGGCCGCGTCGGCTGGGGAAGCTGGAACGCCCTGACGCTGATCTCCGGCGCGTTCGGCGTCTTCCATCGGGAGACCGTCCTCGCCGTCGGCGGATATCGGGTGGACACCGTCGGCGAGGATCTCGACCTCGTGGTCCGCCTCCACAAGCACTGCCGGAGCCGGAAGATCCCCTACCGGATCGTCTCGCTCCCGGTGCCCATGTGCTGGACCCAGGTCCCCGCCGACCTGGGCAGCCTTCGCGCGCAGCGCAACCGATGGCAGCGCGGGCTGTGGGAGACGCTCTGGGCCCACCGGGACATGCTCTTCCGGCCCTCCTTTGGGCGGCTCGGCTTCGTGTCGATCCCCTACCTCTGGCTCTTCGAGGGCCTGGCGCCGTTCGTCGAGATCCTCGGCTACCTCCTGATCCCGATCTGTCTCTGGATGGGGTGGCTGGCGCCGGAGATCGCGCTCTACTTCGTCTTGCTCGCCGCCGCCTACGGCCTGCTGCTCTCGCTCATGGGCCTGGTGGTCGAGATGCTCCTCGAGAACCGCTACGCCTCGCCTCGCGAGAGGCTCGTCCTCATCCTCGGCGCTTTTCTCGAGATGGCGGGCCCGAGGCAGATCCTCGCGTTCGAGCGCCTGCTCGCCTTCTTCCAGGTCTGGACCCGCAAGGGCGAGTGGGGCCGAATGAAGCGTCAGCGGATCGGGCCGACCTCGGTGCCGCCGCCCAAGACCGGGCCCGGCCTCGAAGGGAGCGCCGGCTAG
- a CDS encoding tRNA (cytidine(34)-2'-O)-methyltransferase, which translates to MLPDLDPPFSVVLVHPQIPPNTGNIARLCAVTGSRLHLVEPLGFSIADKDLRRAGLDYWDRVVARIHPDVESWEASAPFPRVHLFTGRASRTLWETDFQPGDQLVFGSEPHGLPPELLERHADRTVSIPQQPGLRSLNLSTAAGIAVYEALRQVLARGPKGG; encoded by the coding sequence ATGCTTCCCGACCTCGATCCGCCGTTCTCGGTCGTCCTCGTCCACCCGCAGATCCCTCCCAACACCGGCAACATCGCCAGGCTCTGCGCCGTCACGGGCTCGAGGCTCCACCTCGTCGAGCCCCTCGGCTTCTCGATCGCGGACAAGGATCTGCGCCGCGCCGGCCTCGACTATTGGGATCGCGTCGTCGCCCGGATCCACCCCGACGTGGAGTCGTGGGAGGCGTCGGCGCCTTTCCCGCGGGTGCATCTCTTCACCGGCCGTGCGAGCCGTACACTCTGGGAGACCGACTTCCAGCCGGGTGACCAGCTCGTGTTCGGATCCGAGCCCCACGGCTTGCCTCCCGAGCTCCTGGAGCGCCACGCGGATCGAACGGTGTCGATTCCTCAACAGCCCGGACTTCGCTCACTCAACCTTTCGACCGCCGCGGGCATCGCGGTCTACGAGGCGCTACGCCAGGTATTGGCCAGGGGGCCAAAGGGGGGATAG
- a CDS encoding Stp1/IreP family PP2C-type Ser/Thr phosphatase, with product MRIEAAGSTHVGMKRSRNEDSFLVFEEERLFVVADGMGGHVSGEIASSLAVAEMEAFFRLSGRDRELTWPFKMEPDRNYEENRLATAIKQANARIVSQSRTDPRCKGMGTTVAALHLADGAAYIAWAGDSRVYRLRDGELLQLSEDHSLLNDLIKANKLSPEEVEHFPHKNVIVRALGIQDALPVDVIRDAPRPDDLYLLCSDGLSGLVSDGEIAAILGQVGDDRTAVDALIESANAAGGNDNITVVLVRCRAA from the coding sequence ATGCGCATCGAGGCCGCGGGCAGCACGCATGTCGGTATGAAGCGCTCGCGGAACGAGGACAGCTTCCTCGTGTTCGAAGAGGAGCGGCTCTTCGTGGTCGCCGACGGGATGGGCGGGCACGTCTCGGGAGAGATCGCTTCTTCGCTCGCTGTCGCCGAGATGGAGGCGTTCTTCCGGCTCTCGGGTCGGGATCGCGAGCTCACCTGGCCCTTCAAGATGGAGCCGGATCGCAACTACGAGGAGAACCGCCTCGCCACCGCGATCAAGCAGGCCAACGCCCGGATCGTCAGCCAGTCCCGCACGGATCCGCGCTGCAAGGGCATGGGCACCACCGTCGCGGCGCTGCACCTCGCCGACGGCGCGGCCTACATCGCCTGGGCGGGCGACAGCCGGGTCTACCGGCTCCGCGACGGTGAGCTCCTTCAGCTCTCCGAGGATCACTCCCTCCTCAACGATCTGATCAAGGCGAACAAGCTCTCGCCGGAGGAGGTCGAGCACTTCCCCCACAAGAACGTCATCGTCCGCGCCCTTGGGATCCAGGACGCGCTCCCGGTCGACGTGATCCGCGACGCGCCGCGCCCGGACGATCTCTACCTGCTCTGCTCGGACGGCCTCTCCGGCCTGGTCTCGGACGGCGAGATCGCGGCGATCCTGGGCCAGGTCGGGGACGACCGCACGGCGGTGGACGCGCTGATCGAGTCCGCAAACGCCGCCGGCGGGAACGACAACATCACGGTCGTCCTGGTGCGCTGCCGCGCTGCCTGA